The following DNA comes from Nicotiana sylvestris chromosome 10, ASM39365v2, whole genome shotgun sequence.
ACTTCAAAAAATGCTAACGCATATGACAGCATAATAACATACTAAAGAATTTCAATCTTTCGCATTCTCTTTCTTCAGCCATCAACTTCTCGAGATTTTTGCTCGATGGCTCTCCTTTCCCTCCTGTTTCTTCCTTAAAGTTGCCCTGTATAGATGCTTCTTCTATTGGTTGACAAGTCTAATGAATACTCACTTAGGCAGCTTCGGATGGCCGTTTTTTTGTTTTCCTAGTTTGATGCCAAACGATGAGTTTTGATTGTGTGCTGTCTTGTGGAACAACTCTTTGGTTTTGGAGATTGTTAATAAttccttttatttttcattttcattttggttGGTCTTTTTCCTCTTCACCTCTTCGCCCGAAAGACCATGCAGTGTTTCTGATGTACTGGTGGATTTGGTGGGAGCAGTGGCGCCTTTAGCGCACGAGCAGAGGAGAGCTGTTTTACTTTCTGAGGTTCCGAGATCTTTACAGGTGCCCATTGAAGAGCCTGCTTTACGACAGGCATTGGGTAATCTGATCGAGGGTGCCTTATTGCGTATACAAGCTGGTGGAAAGGTTGAAATTGTTGCCACTGGAGCACCTGCAGGGGGTGCTCTTGTTATAATTGATGATGATGGCCTTGATATGCACTATATGGTAAGGTGTCATGAACTCTATTCTATATCGTGATCATTGAGACAATGCTTTGATACAAAGATGATACATTGTGGGACATAAAATGAAAATAGGAACTTAATAATAGTAAAGGATTTTATAACTTTGAAAATAGACAGATGATGGGCATTGATATGAACTATATGCTCATGATTGATTTTATCATCTGGCTTGTGTGCTAGTTAGTACTGAagtattttctcctctttttgtATAGACACAGATGCACTCTCTAGCACCTTTTGGGGCAGATCTATTTTCTGAAGATAAGGTAGAGGATAACATGACATGGAATTTTGTGGCTGGACTAACTGTTTCACGAGAAATATTGGAGAGTTATGGATGTGTCGTGCGGGTGATCTCACCAAGATTAACAGATGCTGCAATTGGAACTGGGGGAACCCGTATAGAACTCTGGTTTCCCTCTTTATCTTCTTCATCTGTCGTAAATGGCCCTTCTCATGAGGATTAACAAATACTGGGAACTCCACTGTCATTCATTCAGTTGTTGAAAGAACATGAACATACAACAAATTTCCTGCTTAATCATCTGCGGATGCTGAGATGGAAAAATTTAAAAGAGCATTTACTTTTCTGATTCATCTATAGACACAAATCTACCAAATGACTAACTTCTCTCCTACTGGAACTGAGCAAAATGTGGAAGGTATAGCTAATGATACTAGAAGGCTCCTTTTGGCTTTGTCAACTGCTTTCTCTCGTTGTTCAAGCCTTCTACAGAAAAAACAATGCAAGAAGACTCTTTTGTATATATTATAGCGTAGTAGCTGTTCCCTTTTATGGTCTATTATCTGTTGTGTTGCTCACAATATTTTATCGACTATGGACCAGTTACATGGACAGAATTCGCCAAGTTGTATAGATCAGTGCTCCAGATGAAACTTCTTACATTGCTGGGACTTTTATTGGATAAACTAGCAAATACAcagactctctctctctctctctcgatcTCGATCTCGATACTAGTTGCTACAAGTTCCCAAAAATCCTCTCCCCACAGCCATGGCGATAGTTTCTTTATTAGCTTATTCTTTTTTCTCTAATTTACTGTTCAAAATTGTGAGGAAGAATATTTTGGGAAAGACTCAAATTTTGCTTCTATACTTCATTTTACCTTATGCATCAGCAGTTTGAAAGATAATAGGAAAAATGTAATTTTTCTGTTCCATTGGGACAAATTTTTCATCCAGCTAattaatataaataattatttattgtTGAAAGAAAAGAATAGAACATTGAACCTTTGGCCTAATTAAGAAGATGGAGGTACGTGCTTAGATCTAAGTGTTGATATTCTTTTAGCATAAATATGGATATTCTTTCCAACTTATTTGTACTAGAAGATTCAATAATTTAGTAATTACTGACGTAAATAGTACTTCATTCGCCATCTAAAGAATGTAGGTTTAAGGTTGAACCATTGAAGGCCACCAATGtataaaattttaaattgaattcgaATATCAATTTCTTACTTTTAAAAcatatatttaaaatatttttgaaaactatgcttaaaagaaaaagatAATATTTGACTTTTTTGTCAGCAAAAATTTTTGAgtcaataaatatataataatagcAACTATATATTATTACATGTATTTTCTTAAAAAAGCCTCTGCCTTTAGCATTTAAAAGTTTAGAAGGTGTAACCTTTGAGTGTCTTTATGGTTATAGTGATTGAGTGTCTTTATGGTTATATTGATTTTGCTGGCAAGAGTTGACTTTTATTTTTGAGCTTTGTGCTTTTGTGTCttgtgttaaaagttttgatAGGAGCTTGCTATGACACTTTgtctgttttggagctaacttgtgcagagAAGAATATGTTTTTTAAGTTATACATATTGttatacctttaaattcaagaaagtatggttgtattgtattgAAAGAGGAgtgaatttgtagaataggttgaATGTAAGGGatgagtcaaataagactcacaatggcTTGTTTTCGGAGACACAAAATTGAGGAATTGAAATTAGCCTAGTGCCTTCATCTATTGATCAAGTCGCTATAGTCAAAAGCTAGGCACATGACCTTTTTTTTAGTTCCTTGAGGATTGTAAAGTTAAGTGAGGCACATGACCAATTTTCTAGTTGCTTGTGGATTTGTAAAGTTACGTGAGTTGAGTGCGGATGCACAAAATGTCTTCTTGACTTTGCAGAACTGAGCATGAGGTTTGGATCTTTGCTGAGGTTTTAAGATTTCTAGTTGTATAAAAATCTGTTGGGGGCAATCTAGTGTATGAGGAATTTTTTTGGAGCTGGTGATCCGGACTATTTCCCTCTCGATGATGAAGCTTATCCCCCATCATCTCACTTGCGGACCTTGACCTCTGTTATTTTGCGGGTCATATCTAGTATTCAGAGTTTGCCTTGATTTGCTCGCAGCGCGCATTGAAATAGTGTGTTATCCCCAGATATAGATTGATCGATGCCAGAATAAAGAATAAACCTTTACTTGTATCACATCATCTTCAACCAACCTCCACACGAGAAGCCCATAATAGTTTCTTTAACTCTTGAAGTATGTTGTGCAGCTCCAATTGCTTAAACCCAGCTGAAACTATGAGGCTTATTGTCTCCATATGTTGCGGTGTCATTTTTGGCTTATTCATTGGAATTTCATTTCCTACTAGTTCATTAACCAAGGTATGGATAACGCCTTCCTTTTTCATACAATCATATGGTGGTCTTATTCGATTCGTGCAGTAGTTGTAATTTCATATACGTCCAATTAAGTAACTTCTTTCGATTCCAATTTGGCAGCTAAATATTACAACCAGTATGTTTGTGAGCAACTTCCCAATTGCTAGAGACAGAAATAACATTGATTCTTCGATCAAAAATCAGAATGGTACACATCAAGTGAAGGTATTTTCTTCTTTCTGCACTTCTTCCAAAACTAACAATTTTATAGATATCAAATGTGAAGACACTTGTGCAAAATGCCTTCTAAGAATACAAAAGGAACTTATTCTTGCTATTCTCCTTTAAAAGGAGTTTGTGTGCACATTGAGTGACATGGTTTTCCGATAGATCCCTGCTAGAGTTGAATATATGGTCATCAACTCTATTATTTTCTGCAAATCCCCGCCGGTGGCACACTGTTTGAAACATGGTGAAAAATGGGCCTGCCCGTTTACCTTTCTCAACTTAAATACCTGACTTTGTTTGTGGCATGGTTCGAACCAATGCATCCACTTAATCCACACATCATGCATTGCTCTGTTACAGCTAGACCAAAGCCTGGGGGGGCGGTCATCAACACTATTACCGAAGCTAAACATTCCAAATTCTAGCCTATCCTGCATTGCATCTGTTAACAATGCATCACAATCTTAAGATAATAATCACATTTTTCTATCTGATAGTCTTAATCCTTATTCTAACCAGATTTGGGTTGAATCAAACCCAAGAGGGGCAGAAAGATTACCTCCAGAGATCATTGCTTCTGAGTCCGACTACTATACCCGGAGATTGTGGGGAAAACCTAATGAGGTAAGTGTTCTGTTACAACTTCTGTATCATGTTTGCTTAACTTTATAGACCAATACTCTTATCATGTTCTATCTGCAGGACCTACCACCCAGCAAGCCAAAATATCTGGTAACATTTACTGTTGGTATTAATCAGAAGTATAACGTTGATGCTAATGTAAAAAAGGTATATCAGTCTGTTTCCTTTTATCGGTCCCTTCCTCCTCTCTGTTCCCAATTCCTCCTCACTCATTTTTCCTGTGCAGTTCTCAGACGACTTTACAATTCTTCTTTTTCACTATGATGGTAAGACGACTGAATGGGATGAATTCGAGTGGTCAAAACGAGCCATCCATGTGAGTGCTCGGAAACAAACAAAATGGTAAGTAAACCATGTTAGTGACAAGAACTTTACCTGTGATCAACTTTAAACCATGTTAGTGACAAGAAGTTTACCTCTTTATAAGGTGGTATGCAAAAAGGTTTCTGCATCCAGACATTGTCGCCCCATATGACTATATTTTTATCTGGGATGAAGACCTAGGAGTTGAGCATTTTGATGCCAAGGAGTAAGTATTTTGTGTAATTTCCTGTGTTTAACGACACAATATCTTAGTTTTTCTAAATTCGCCTGTCCAACACCAGGTACATTAGACTTGTCAAGAAGCATGGTTTGGAAATTTCACAGCCAGGTTTAGATCCCAAGAAAGGAACAACGTGGCAAATGACAAAGAGAAGAAGTGATGGTGAAATTCACATGTAAGAGCCTGGAATCCCATGATATCATTTATCTAGCGACTCCTGTTGCGCTTTTAACTGTTTTGTACTTGTTGATCAGGATAGCAGAAGAGAAACCTGGTGTGTGTCCAGACTCCCATTTGCCTCCATGTTCAGCGTATGAATACTTCTCCTGTTTGCTGTTTTGTTTCAGTTCTTACTTTGTCCTTACCACatactcttctcttttttcagATTCATAGAGATCATGGCTCCTGTCTTTTCCCGAGATGCATGGCGTTGTGTGTGGCATATGATTCAGGTATCTCAGCTGGCATATTAAACGCGGAGAAGGTCTTACACTTTGTGCTATGTTGAGATTGACTGTGTTGTTTTGTGACTTGTAGAATGACTTGATCCATGGTTGGGGACTTGACTTTGCACTTCATAAATGTGTTGAGGTAAGTTCTGAATTCAGTCTTCTTAGCTACTTTCTTTCACGTGTATTCGTCTTTTTAGTACCAAAGTATCAAGGCACTAAGCATATCATATTCTGTTTTGAAGCCTGCTCATGAGAAAATTGGAGTTGTAGATGCTCAATGGATTGTTCATCAAAGTGTCCCTTCCCTTGGAAATCAGGTAACAAGATGAAGTGATTGTAACCAACCTAAGTTGCTTCAACACGGCAGTTTAGGTGCTGCACCCGTGTCGACACAACACTAGTATGGATATGGGTAGGGGATCCGTACTGGATCTGGTCAAACACTTTTGAGTACTTTGACCATGACATATTGAAAAAGTCGAGACAATATACAATTTGATTCCCGAAATCATAACCAAAATTagggtaaatttgaagaaaataacatattttatcCAGGAAATCAATCctttacttatctacaacttgagaataaaaaagaaCTCCACACTTTACAAGCTACACGTAAGTATTCCACTAAATTTTTCATAGTTTAgagatatttttgtatttttatatttttgaattagtTTTAGTCGGATCCCCGCACCCGTATCCATAATAGGATCCGTATCTCCGAATTTTGGAATTTACATTTTAAAAAATCTGACCTCTAAATCTGCACCCGTGTCCGAGCAACTTCGTAACCAACTATATTATGTGACATGTAATATGCTAGTTAGTGTAACTTGACATTGGAAACATAAAGCCATCTTTAGTTTATGCCAAATGGAGTAGATTTATTTGGGCATATAGCATAGTAATTATTATTGGCTTTTACACCGAAGTGACCACTTTTTTCCTTTCCTCATTCATTTCTATACAGGGGCAATCAAAAGATGGTAAGGCTGCATGGAAAGGGGTAAGTAACTCTATGTTACATTTGAACACTTGGGGCATATAATCTTTCTATTGACTGTTCATTTATTCTTTTGGAATATGTCTCTTTATCTACttgtttttcattattttccacttTAAAACTTGAAGCAGGTGAATTGCTGTGTGATTAATTGAACTTGTGTGTTGTTGTGGCAGGTGAGGGAGAGATGTGAAAATGAATGGGCAATGTTTCAATTAAGGGTAGCAAATGCAGAGAAAGCCTATTTCAAGTCAAAAGGAATTGATCCTTCCAATTTCAAGTCAAAAGGACTTGATCCTTCTAGTTTCACATCTCATTGAGTTAATTTAGTCAAATTGATGGTTATACATACTCTTGGCAATTTTGCCTAGATTCATCTTGTAAAATAGATAGTCAATAGTTCTTAAGATACATTAAAAATTTTAAAGTAAAGAAAATTATAGAGATTCTTTAATAGAATCGCATACATGATTGCAATGTACTTATAATAAATTAAGTTTGAAAAAACATTGGCCATCCATTATGGTTATATTAAAGCCACTTTAAGTTTAAATAATTCTCTACAAGCATATTACAAAGGAGGTTGATTTAAAGAGGATAGAAGATGGGGTTAAAGTCAACCCCCCATTTTATGTAAGCCGATGAAAATGGGCCAATGTAGAATTTAAAATCATTATTTTTTACTTCAAATTATATTTATGTTAGTCGATCGATGCGTCACTTTCAAATTAAATATGTTCAGTTATGTGAATCCTCCTCAATGCGTATGTATATACCAGATATATACTTTTATTGTTGAATTTTTTTTCCAAATAATATGTTTATATTAAATTTGCCATACAAAGGATAGTATATGTATTGATGTGTAGTAACTAAAATTTTTGAATCTGCTTCGGACTGTCACTTGTCTAGTTGTTGAAAGGACAAGAACATACAAAAATTTCCTGATTAATCCATTGTGGATACTGAGGTGGACAAACTTAAAAg
Coding sequences within:
- the LOC104228871 gene encoding uncharacterized protein encodes the protein MLCSSNCLNPAETMRLIVSICCGVIFGLFIGISFPTSSLTKLNITTSMFVSNFPIARDRNNIDSSIKNQNGTHQVKIWVESNPRGAERLPPEIIASESDYYTRRLWGKPNEDLPPSKPKYLVTFTVGINQKYNVDANVKKFSDDFTILLFHYDGKTTEWDEFEWSKRAIHVSARKQTKWWYAKRFLHPDIVAPYDYIFIWDEDLGVEHFDAKEYIRLVKKHGLEISQPGLDPKKGTTWQMTKRRSDGEIHMIAEEKPGVCPDSHLPPCSAFIEIMAPVFSRDAWRCVWHMIQNDLIHGWGLDFALHKCVEPAHEKIGVVDAQWIVHQSVPSLGNQGQSKDGKAAWKGVRERCENEWAMFQLRVANAEKAYFKSKGIDPSNFKSKGLDPSSFTSH